One region of Chlorobiota bacterium genomic DNA includes:
- a CDS encoding right-handed parallel beta-helix repeat-containing protein: MKTLLLVLFAILLLPTLGISRTLTVGPGADYSNLESAAAAVQPGDTILFKLGTHAGGQYVEGLQGRADAWITIMGEGEETVIRGGTNSWQLSDPAYLRIIGISFGGQTGNGLNIDDGGSYDTPAHHLVIEQCRWLDINATGNNDLLKMSGVDSFWVSDCTFQNGATGGSMIDMVGCHGGNFLRNRFQNAGSNCIQAKGGTSDIRIEGNTFIDGGARAINIGGSTSLQFFRPLGTNYESARIKVYSNVFVGADAAVAFVGTVNSEVVNNTIYLPKRWAIRILQETIEPQFLQCGDNTFRNNIVVVGNVAANPTLNIGGNTRPATFTFSNNLWFNAENGSWNGPNLPSAESDGIIGQDPLLLAAPADVSLLTGSPAIGAGFPVAEPTHDYNRHPFFPVRSIGATEGGSSAISVEQPVNLSTELQCAVVSGPDLAAVDIQLPRSGRVELSLYDVRGESTWSHHALLGAGTTRLQLPASELRKGFYVLVVRLGSRVVVKEVFW; this comes from the coding sequence ATGAAAACTCTGCTACTGGTGCTTTTCGCAATCCTTCTGCTCCCCACGCTGGGCATTTCCCGCACGCTGACTGTTGGCCCGGGAGCCGATTACTCCAACTTGGAATCCGCCGCCGCCGCCGTGCAGCCGGGCGACACCATCCTCTTCAAACTTGGAACCCATGCCGGCGGGCAATATGTGGAAGGCTTGCAAGGGCGTGCCGATGCGTGGATCACGATCATGGGGGAAGGGGAGGAAACGGTGATCCGTGGCGGAACAAACTCGTGGCAACTTTCCGACCCGGCGTACCTTCGGATCATCGGGATCAGCTTTGGCGGCCAAACTGGGAATGGCTTGAACATTGACGACGGCGGAAGCTACGACACCCCCGCCCACCACCTGGTGATCGAGCAATGCCGCTGGCTGGATATCAACGCCACCGGAAATAACGATCTTCTGAAAATGTCCGGCGTTGACAGTTTCTGGGTCAGCGATTGCACCTTCCAGAACGGTGCGACAGGGGGAAGCATGATTGATATGGTTGGCTGCCACGGCGGCAATTTCCTTCGCAATCGGTTCCAGAATGCCGGGTCCAATTGCATCCAGGCAAAAGGGGGAACAAGTGATATCCGCATTGAAGGGAACACGTTTATTGATGGCGGCGCACGCGCAATTAATATCGGTGGGTCCACCTCGCTTCAGTTCTTCCGCCCGTTGGGAACCAACTATGAGTCGGCACGGATCAAGGTTTACAGCAACGTTTTTGTGGGGGCCGATGCTGCGGTTGCCTTTGTTGGAACGGTCAACAGCGAAGTGGTGAACAACACCATCTATCTTCCAAAACGCTGGGCCATACGCATCCTTCAGGAAACCATCGAGCCGCAGTTCCTGCAATGCGGCGACAACACCTTCCGGAACAACATTGTGGTGGTGGGGAACGTGGCCGCCAACCCAACGCTGAACATCGGGGGGAACACCCGCCCGGCAACCTTCACCTTTTCCAACAACCTGTGGTTCAATGCCGAGAACGGAAGCTGGAACGGCCCGAACCTTCCGTCTGCCGAATCGGACGGCATTATTGGGCAGGACCCGCTGCTGTTGGCCGCGCCAGCGGATGTCTCGCTCCTCACGGGATCCCCGGCAATCGGCGCGGGGTTTCCCGTTGCCGAACCAACCCACGATTACAACCGCCACCCGTTCTTTCCCGTCCGCTCCATTGGTGCGACGGAAGGGGGGAGCAGCGCGATCTCTGTTGAGCAGCCGGTCAATCTTTCAACGGAACTTCAGTGCGCGGTCGTCTCCGGTCCGGACCTGGCCGCTGTGGATATCCAGTTGCCCCGTTCGGGCCGGGTGGAGCTTTCGCTGTATGACGTTCGCGGGGAATCTACCTGGAGCCACCACGCCTTGCTGGGGGCTGGCACAACAAGGCTACAGCTTCCCGCCAGTGAGCTTCGCAAAGGCTTCTACGTGCTGGTGGTTCGCTTGGGAAGCCGCGTTGTGGTGAAGGAAGTGTTCTGGTAA
- a CDS encoding esterase family protein encodes MQRSLDSWYSPSLNRKMEIAVYGTYGFALLMFPSAAADYLEYERFYMIESIRPHIEAGKCKVFSINSINAESWLNPRMSGRAKAVRHQQYNRYIENEVVPYIWNSQRGRTPIVTTGVSLGAFHAANVLFRRPDLFDGVIGMSGIYDLKQYSGGHWDEDVFYNSPVHYLPNLGGGYLHALQGKSNIHFLTGQGAYEAPGETRRISEILNRKGIPHQTEFWGKEWMHDWPTWREMLPNYLSRKF; translated from the coding sequence ATGCAACGATCCCTTGACTCTTGGTACAGCCCAAGCCTTAACCGCAAAATGGAGATTGCGGTGTACGGAACCTATGGTTTCGCACTTCTGATGTTCCCGTCGGCAGCGGCGGATTATTTGGAGTACGAACGGTTCTATATGATCGAATCTATCCGCCCGCACATCGAGGCGGGGAAGTGCAAGGTCTTCTCCATCAACTCCATCAATGCCGAAAGCTGGCTGAACCCACGGATGTCGGGCCGGGCAAAAGCGGTGCGCCACCAGCAGTACAACCGCTACATCGAAAACGAGGTGGTCCCGTACATCTGGAACTCGCAGCGTGGCCGCACGCCGATTGTCACCACGGGCGTTTCGTTGGGCGCGTTCCATGCCGCCAACGTCCTGTTCCGCCGCCCCGATCTGTTCGATGGCGTTATCGGCATGAGCGGTATCTACGACCTGAAGCAATACAGCGGCGGCCACTGGGATGAGGATGTCTTCTACAACTCCCCGGTTCACTATCTGCCAAACTTAGGCGGGGGCTACTTGCACGCCTTGCAGGGGAAATCGAACATCCATTTCCTAACCGGGCAAGGGGCCTACGAGGCACCAGGAGAAACCCGCCGCATCAGCGAAATCCTGAACCGCAAGGGAATCCCCCACCAAACAGAGTTCTGGGGAAAAGAGTGGATGCACGACTGGCCAACATGGCGCGAGATGCTGCCGAACTACCTCTCGCGCAAATTCTAA
- a CDS encoding radical SAM protein yields MLLTHGYFLAEDPREQRIMKPYPPLGILSIAAWLRQRGVEVELFDTTFATWEQFRQRLLGNPPAVVGIYTNLMTKLNVLRAIRFIKGTPALRGTKIVLGGPEIRHHAERFLQHGADVVVIGEGEQTMEELLRCINAGGELDEVAGIAFLRDGQLLRTAERTLLRSIDDLPIPFREGIALERYLETWKRHHGTSSVSISTMRGCPYTCRWCSRAVYGGTYRRRSPAVVADEMEQIRNRYNPDALWFVDDVFTINHRWLEGFAAELAARNLRIPYECITRADRLNERAVELLRATGCFRVWIGAESGSQRVVDAMDRRVKVEQVREMIQLSKRHGIQTGTFIMVGYPGETEEDILETIHHLKVSAPDHYTITIAYPITGTPLFDEVRSQLVSVPEWAAATDRDLDFQRTYSRRYYRFAISRITHEVQAHKLAQGPALPRLKHRLRAAGAALAMRIERRFGTAAGATK; encoded by the coding sequence ATGCTACTAACTCACGGATATTTTTTGGCCGAGGATCCACGCGAGCAACGGATTATGAAGCCGTATCCTCCGCTGGGGATTCTCTCCATTGCTGCATGGTTGCGCCAGCGCGGGGTGGAGGTTGAGTTGTTCGACACCACGTTCGCCACGTGGGAGCAGTTTCGGCAGCGTCTTCTTGGCAATCCGCCGGCAGTGGTGGGCATCTACACCAACTTGATGACGAAGCTGAATGTGCTTCGGGCAATTCGGTTTATCAAGGGGACGCCCGCCTTGCGCGGCACAAAAATCGTGTTGGGGGGGCCGGAGATTCGCCACCATGCCGAGCGATTCCTGCAGCACGGGGCCGACGTTGTGGTGATTGGGGAAGGGGAGCAAACAATGGAGGAGTTGCTCCGCTGCATCAATGCTGGCGGGGAGTTGGATGAGGTTGCGGGCATTGCGTTCTTGCGCGATGGCCAGCTTCTCCGAACCGCCGAACGGACCCTTCTCCGCTCCATTGATGACCTCCCGATTCCGTTCCGAGAAGGGATCGCGCTGGAGCGGTATCTGGAAACATGGAAACGGCATCATGGCACAAGCTCCGTTTCCATCAGCACCATGCGTGGGTGCCCATATACGTGCCGTTGGTGCAGCCGTGCGGTGTATGGCGGAACGTACCGGCGGCGTTCGCCAGCGGTTGTGGCCGATGAGATGGAGCAGATCCGCAACCGCTACAACCCCGACGCACTCTGGTTTGTGGATGATGTCTTCACCATCAATCACCGCTGGCTGGAGGGGTTTGCTGCGGAGCTTGCGGCACGGAACCTCCGCATCCCCTACGAGTGCATCACCCGCGCCGACCGTTTGAACGAGCGTGCGGTGGAGTTGCTGCGGGCCACCGGCTGCTTCCGCGTTTGGATTGGCGCGGAAAGCGGATCCCAGCGAGTGGTGGATGCAATGGACCGGCGGGTGAAGGTGGAGCAAGTGCGGGAGATGATTCAGCTAAGCAAACGCCACGGCATCCAGACCGGGACGTTTATCATGGTGGGGTATCCAGGGGAAACGGAGGAGGATATTTTGGAGACGATTCACCACCTGAAGGTGAGTGCTCCGGACCATTACACCATTACCATTGCCTATCCCATCACCGGCACGCCGTTGTTTGATGAGGTCCGCTCGCAGCTGGTCAGCGTTCCCGAATGGGCCGCCGCCACCGACCGCGACCTTGATTTCCAGCGCACCTACTCGCGCCGATATTACCGGTTTGCCATCAGCCGCATCACCCACGAGGTCCAGGCGCACAAGCTGGCGCAGGGCCCCGCGTTGCCGCGCCTGAAGCATCGGCTGCGTGCGGCCGGCGCAGCCCTGGCCATGCGAATAGAACGGCGTTTCGGCACGGCGGCCGGGGCAACGAAGTAG
- a CDS encoding deoxyhypusine synthase family protein yields the protein MQHTREEYLQKKIAPVSPKDVAGVNDLLERLGGCSFQGRALSRCLDVLENMVRDEECMVIMTLAGAMVPGGMEEVVTQFIEHGIIDALVSTGANMSHSMVNHADPENQGHFVGATAVDDAELFEHHINRIYDTFLPEDGYHKGEVLLEAILTKYFADNGIDPLQPWLVRPQELFRLTGLALDSMGKRGILAAAARHNVPIYCGATTDSEYALNLVKYNMRNNWKIVLDELADVHTFAHSLLAKERGGTLIIGGGVPRNWAQQAWPLLEMTGATERHGYDRTVRIYTDSPSWGGLSGCTISESVSWGKYTENAVSAEVQCDATIALPMLAVGLFERLGIAGKNG from the coding sequence ATGCAGCATACACGAGAAGAGTATCTCCAGAAAAAAATCGCACCAGTTTCGCCGAAGGATGTGGCCGGCGTGAACGACTTGTTGGAACGCCTAGGGGGCTGTTCTTTCCAGGGGCGTGCGCTAAGCCGCTGCCTTGACGTGCTGGAAAACATGGTTCGCGACGAAGAGTGCATGGTGATTATGACCCTTGCCGGGGCAATGGTTCCCGGCGGAATGGAGGAGGTGGTGACGCAGTTCATCGAGCATGGGATCATTGACGCGCTGGTCAGCACCGGGGCCAACATGAGCCACTCGATGGTGAACCATGCCGACCCGGAAAATCAAGGGCATTTTGTTGGCGCAACTGCGGTGGACGATGCCGAACTTTTTGAGCATCACATCAACCGCATCTACGACACCTTCTTGCCGGAAGATGGCTACCACAAAGGTGAGGTCCTGCTGGAGGCAATCCTGACGAAATACTTTGCCGACAACGGGATTGACCCGCTTCAGCCCTGGCTTGTTCGCCCGCAGGAGCTGTTCCGCCTTACTGGGCTGGCTCTGGACTCGATGGGAAAGCGGGGAATCCTTGCCGCTGCGGCGCGCCACAACGTCCCGATTTACTGCGGCGCAACCACCGACAGCGAGTACGCCCTGAACCTTGTGAAATACAACATGAGGAACAATTGGAAGATTGTGTTGGATGAGCTTGCCGACGTTCACACGTTTGCCCACAGCCTGCTGGCAAAGGAGCGTGGCGGGACGCTGATTATTGGCGGTGGAGTGCCACGCAACTGGGCGCAACAAGCCTGGCCGTTGCTGGAGATGACCGGCGCAACCGAGCGCCACGGCTACGACCGCACCGTTCGCATTTACACCGATTCCCCAAGCTGGGGCGGGCTTAGCGGCTGCACCATCAGCGAGTCGGTAAGCTGGGGGAAATACACGGAGAACGCCGTCTCTGCCGAGGTCCAATGCGATGCCACCATCGCGCTGCCAATGCTGGCCGTTGGGCTGTTCGAGCGGCTGGGAATCGCAGGGAAAAACGGGTGA
- a CDS encoding VWA domain-containing protein, producing MNNSRFYIPATGTLCAVLLSLLLAMPANAQRRFPHLFTLDARSADTLFTPDATSANHRYRITAWGTYSMWEDTVNSSVDPLWIYSFPKEEWEKLEWRIFPEGYPIYVGDSRMYDSHGLRVDDKPFPQMPYRQDHRYSMIVQGTGRQISTAIVDWNFKNLQKRDAHDNNSGALYVLVEELPNYGIDLCGVDSSRFPVIRVSVKANREGIRYEDLAGKLSLTEDGTPVQIDSINCAERIMPVSVAMVFDRSGSMRDPFGASTRLAETKTAGKKFTAKLDPIDEAAMFSFSDATTLDQSWTNNRALLDRAIDNLTAQGYTAMNDAVMTAIAAIENRTNPRKAIVLLSDGEDNRSAVQSIQTVIARAKQANVPVFAIGLLLDTDDSLKLLAAGTGGKYFSVRDAGAMDSVFASIAELVFEKGCCSVYYTTPDRRRNGTLRSVEPRFAIPDDTTISGGSGSYRAPQTGTSVAAETAGDNGTAILAVSPNPLRDAATLRFRIGQPGRVVITVMNVSGEVVKTVVEGQMETGQHQQSISTAALPAGRYFIRLAAPGVTAIYGVQVVK from the coding sequence ATGAACAACTCTCGATTCTACATCCCGGCCACCGGGACACTCTGCGCGGTGTTGCTATCGCTTCTGCTTGCCATGCCGGCCAACGCCCAGCGGCGTTTCCCCCACCTGTTCACCCTTGACGCACGCTCGGCCGACACCCTGTTCACCCCCGACGCCACTTCCGCAAACCACCGCTATCGCATCACCGCCTGGGGAACCTACTCCATGTGGGAAGATACCGTCAACAGCAGTGTGGACCCGCTTTGGATTTACTCCTTCCCAAAAGAAGAATGGGAAAAATTGGAGTGGAGAATCTTCCCAGAAGGCTACCCGATCTACGTGGGCGACAGCCGGATGTACGACTCGCACGGGCTGCGGGTTGATGACAAACCCTTCCCCCAAATGCCCTACCGCCAGGACCACCGTTACAGCATGATTGTTCAGGGAACCGGGCGGCAGATCAGCACCGCGATTGTGGATTGGAACTTCAAGAACCTTCAGAAACGGGATGCCCACGACAACAACAGCGGCGCGTTGTATGTGCTGGTGGAGGAGCTTCCGAACTACGGGATTGACCTGTGCGGCGTGGATTCCTCCCGCTTCCCGGTGATCCGCGTTTCGGTGAAAGCCAACCGCGAAGGAATCCGCTACGAAGACTTAGCCGGCAAGCTATCACTCACCGAAGATGGAACCCCGGTGCAGATTGACAGCATCAATTGTGCCGAGCGGATCATGCCGGTCTCGGTGGCGATGGTGTTCGACCGCAGCGGAAGCATGCGCGACCCGTTCGGAGCCAGCACGCGGCTGGCCGAAACCAAAACCGCCGGAAAGAAATTCACCGCCAAGCTGGACCCGATTGATGAAGCCGCCATGTTCTCCTTCAGCGATGCCACCACGCTGGACCAGTCCTGGACCAACAACCGCGCGCTGCTGGACCGCGCCATTGATAACCTTACGGCTCAGGGCTACACCGCAATGAACGATGCGGTGATGACCGCAATCGCAGCCATTGAAAACCGGACCAACCCGCGCAAGGCAATCGTGCTGCTTAGCGATGGCGAGGACAACCGCTCGGCAGTGCAAAGCATCCAGACGGTGATCGCACGCGCCAAGCAAGCGAACGTTCCGGTGTTCGCCATTGGGTTGCTGCTGGATACCGACGACTCGCTAAAACTGCTTGCTGCCGGAACCGGAGGGAAATACTTCAGCGTGCGCGATGCCGGCGCAATGGATAGCGTCTTTGCTTCGATTGCCGAGCTGGTGTTTGAGAAAGGGTGCTGTTCGGTGTATTACACCACCCCCGACCGGCGGCGCAACGGAACGCTTCGCAGCGTTGAACCACGCTTCGCCATTCCCGACGACACCACCATCAGCGGCGGCAGCGGAAGTTATCGCGCCCCGCAAACCGGAACCAGCGTCGCCGCCGAAACCGCTGGCGACAACGGCACGGCAATCCTTGCTGTTTCCCCAAACCCATTGCGCGACGCAGCCACGCTCCGGTTCCGCATCGGCCAGCCCGGGCGCGTTGTGATTACGGTGATGAACGTTAGCGGTGAGGTGGTGAAGACGGTGGTGGAGGGGCAGATGGAAACGGGCCAGCACCAGCAAAGCATCAGCACCGCCGCGCTTCCTGCGGGCCGCTACTTCATCCGCCTTGCCGCCCCCGGAGTGACGGCCATCTACGGCGTGCAAGTGGTGAAATAA
- a CDS encoding TerC family protein has product MIEALLTGPVLASLAALTAMEIVLGVDNIIFISILASRLPQSDQSRARLIGLGLACILRVALIFAIGWIISLSQPFFTLFGHPFAGRDLILLGGGLFLIYKATKEIHNKLEGSEDIHGGGAEKSEFGSVVMQIMLLNIVFSLDSIITAVGMTSQLQPAIQIETMVIAVVLSLGFMLATGRPVGDFVMRHPTVKMLALAFLLMIGMTLVAESFHVEIPKGYVYSAMAFSVFVEMLNLWAKKRQQDRGKKLPEAVHLHQNVTGVPLAQEEGKR; this is encoded by the coding sequence ATGATTGAAGCACTCCTTACTGGCCCAGTGCTTGCCAGCCTTGCGGCATTGACCGCAATGGAGATCGTTCTTGGCGTTGACAACATCATCTTCATCTCCATTTTGGCCTCGCGTTTGCCGCAATCGGACCAATCGCGGGCGCGGCTGATTGGGCTTGGGTTGGCCTGTATCCTCCGCGTTGCATTGATCTTTGCGATCGGCTGGATTATCAGCTTATCGCAGCCCTTTTTCACCCTGTTTGGCCACCCATTTGCTGGGCGCGATCTGATCCTGCTGGGGGGCGGCCTGTTCCTGATTTACAAGGCCACGAAGGAGATTCACAACAAGTTAGAAGGCTCGGAAGATATTCATGGCGGGGGGGCCGAAAAGTCGGAGTTCGGAAGCGTCGTGATGCAGATCATGCTGCTGAATATCGTCTTCTCGCTAGACTCCATCATCACCGCTGTTGGGATGACCAGCCAGCTGCAACCAGCCATCCAGATTGAGACGATGGTGATTGCTGTGGTGCTCTCGCTGGGGTTCATGCTGGCAACCGGGCGGCCTGTTGGCGACTTCGTGATGCGCCACCCCACCGTGAAAATGCTGGCGCTTGCCTTCTTGCTGATGATCGGGATGACGCTGGTGGCCGAATCATTCCACGTTGAGATTCCGAAGGGATATGTCTATTCGGCAATGGCCTTCAGCGTGTTTGTGGAGATGCTGAACCTGTGGGCGAAGAAACGCCAACAAGACCGTGGCAAGAAGCTCCCCGAGGCGGTTCACCTTCACCAAAACGTGACCGGCGTGCCGCTGGCGCAGGAAGAGGGGAAGCGGTAG
- a CDS encoding DNA topology modulation protein: protein MERVILIGSGGAGKSTLARQLGARLNIPVIHLDAHFWNPGWIETPRPEWKEKLSALLTAERWVMDGNYGNTIAERAALADTIIFLDFSRYLCLWRAVKRIIHYYGKTRPDMAPDCPERFDPEFLRWIWNFPKRSRPLLIEGIRNHEAGKQVLIFRKPKEVREFLEGMCGGDGNIKVAAGL from the coding sequence ATGGAACGCGTTATTCTGATTGGAAGTGGCGGGGCCGGAAAATCCACACTTGCCCGGCAGTTGGGGGCGCGGCTGAATATTCCGGTAATTCATTTAGATGCCCATTTCTGGAACCCAGGGTGGATAGAAACCCCACGCCCGGAATGGAAAGAAAAATTATCGGCGTTGCTAACCGCCGAACGCTGGGTGATGGATGGAAATTACGGGAACACCATTGCCGAACGCGCCGCACTTGCCGACACCATCATTTTCCTTGATTTTTCCCGCTACCTCTGTTTGTGGCGTGCCGTGAAGCGAATTATCCATTATTACGGGAAAACCCGACCCGACATGGCCCCCGATTGCCCCGAACGCTTCGATCCTGAATTCCTTCGTTGGATCTGGAATTTCCCCAAACGTTCGCGCCCGCTGTTGATTGAAGGCATCCGGAACCACGAGGCCGGCAAACAAGTGCTGATATTCCGAAAACCGAAGGAGGTTCGGGAGTTTTTGGAGGGGATGTGTGGCGGCGATGGCAACATCAAGGTAGCGGCAGGTCTTTAG
- a CDS encoding redoxin domain-containing protein codes for MKRFLPFFLLLALPAIAISGVSVTGSVKTAAGAAPLLAHVHLLRQNSPEPVETVEVGRDGRYTLAIPSVGAWSVQFTAVDHEGYTIPLVIGDGMPNVTLDVTLAQLHFNRKPDTVWIIGDWNEFNFQSAKPMKRGNDGRFTFQVPANGGQVRYQLIGIATSDGGDGLRSVNAPNSAGYVYDGGGDYRSIMAVNKAKKGKVTITFDPAMLPAENNAVAQTMFGPESRAQQQMADLAAMVEKDYRAMRIAMMKAYQAGKESPEPASLALQSLEVLPKEMRSNSDPTVRQFAAIQLAQFLAGKSNSALATEVLSIAPPTSPLWAINARGAVRISLASDSSGAPTTAMKFIETNPNREVQAIVLSSLVNDAFHANREADLRTLYARLKKDYGDLESMEYSLTEYNPDAAIRVGKMVPDFEVTLLSGEKVSRQTMMGKTYMIDFWATWCGPCVAEMPSLHAAWEKYHGKNGFTVLSLSFDGKVEDIAPFREKKWKMPWLHTFVEKGFKNDLSKRFEVMGIPKPILVGPDGMIIATESDLRGSDLDATLAKHLDGKQAMN; via the coding sequence ATGAAGCGTTTCCTTCCGTTCTTTCTGCTGCTGGCATTGCCAGCAATTGCTATTTCCGGGGTTAGCGTCACCGGTTCTGTAAAAACTGCGGCGGGGGCTGCTCCGCTGCTTGCGCACGTCCATCTGCTTCGCCAAAACTCCCCGGAACCTGTGGAGACGGTGGAGGTTGGCCGCGACGGACGCTACACGCTGGCGATCCCATCCGTTGGGGCTTGGAGCGTTCAGTTCACCGCTGTGGATCACGAAGGCTACACCATTCCGCTGGTGATTGGCGACGGCATGCCGAACGTCACCCTTGATGTCACCCTGGCCCAACTCCACTTCAACCGCAAGCCCGACACCGTCTGGATTATTGGGGATTGGAACGAGTTCAATTTCCAATCTGCCAAGCCGATGAAGCGGGGCAACGATGGCCGGTTTACCTTCCAGGTGCCAGCAAACGGCGGCCAGGTCCGCTACCAGCTGATCGGTATCGCAACTTCCGACGGCGGCGATGGGCTGCGCAGCGTCAACGCGCCGAACAGTGCCGGCTATGTTTATGACGGCGGCGGCGATTACCGCTCGATCATGGCGGTGAACAAAGCAAAGAAAGGGAAGGTGACGATCACCTTCGACCCCGCCATGCTCCCCGCCGAAAACAATGCCGTTGCCCAAACAATGTTCGGCCCAGAAAGCCGCGCACAGCAGCAGATGGCCGACCTTGCCGCGATGGTAGAAAAAGATTACCGAGCGATGAGAATAGCGATGATGAAAGCGTACCAAGCGGGGAAGGAATCGCCAGAACCGGCATCGCTGGCGTTGCAAAGCCTTGAGGTCCTGCCCAAAGAGATGCGGAGCAACAGCGACCCTACGGTGCGGCAGTTTGCGGCCATCCAGCTTGCGCAGTTCTTGGCCGGAAAATCCAATAGCGCTTTGGCCACCGAGGTTCTATCCATCGCCCCGCCAACATCACCGTTGTGGGCGATAAACGCAAGGGGAGCGGTGCGCATTTCGCTGGCATCGGACAGCAGCGGCGCGCCCACCACCGCCATGAAGTTCATCGAAACCAATCCCAACCGCGAAGTGCAAGCCATTGTTCTTTCCTCGTTAGTGAACGATGCGTTCCATGCCAACCGCGAAGCCGATCTGCGGACGCTGTACGCACGGCTGAAGAAAGATTACGGGGATTTGGAAAGCATGGAATATTCCCTTACCGAGTACAACCCCGATGCCGCCATTCGCGTGGGGAAGATGGTTCCCGATTTTGAGGTGACGCTGCTTTCCGGCGAAAAAGTCAGCCGCCAAACCATGATGGGGAAGACCTACATGATTGATTTCTGGGCAACATGGTGCGGCCCATGCGTGGCCGAGATGCCCAGCCTTCATGCCGCGTGGGAGAAGTACCACGGGAAGAACGGGTTCACGGTCCTGAGCTTATCGTTCGATGGGAAGGTGGAGGACATCGCGCCGTTCCGCGAGAAGAAATGGAAGATGCCGTGGCTGCACACCTTTGTGGAAAAGGGGTTCAAGAATGATTTGTCGAAACGGTTCGAGGTGATGGGAATCCCCAAGCCGATTCTTGTTGGCCCCGACGGCATGATTATCGCCACCGAATCGGACTTGCGCGGAAGCGACCTTGATGCAACGCTTGCAAAACATCTGGATGGCAAGCAAGCGATGAACTAA
- a CDS encoding DUF2156 domain-containing protein — protein MAWGWNATCYQIINPGIRHWFPKHHQGVIGFVRHNKVRVVAGAPVCNKSELPAITEAFEQEARNAGERVCYFGAEQRLEKLFDTSADHSMVLLGAQPTWELQRWEKIFEHHASLRAQLHRAWNKGVWVGEWGVHQASRNPVLEQCLQEWLATRRLPPLRFLVEPETLGRLFDRRVFVAQRGKQVVGFIVASPVPQRNGWLIEQIIRGHNAPNGTAELMVYWTAQALRHSGSDFMTLGLAPLSRNAAIPQTTNPLWLQATLAAVRAHGRRFYNFDGLDSFKAKFRPHSWDPVYAIANTPTFTPRTLYSIASAFSAGSPLVLLLRAVAGAIRTEWQWAVHREKNR, from the coding sequence ATGGCCTGGGGGTGGAATGCTACGTGCTACCAGATTATCAATCCTGGAATTCGGCATTGGTTTCCCAAACATCACCAAGGGGTAATTGGGTTTGTGCGGCACAACAAGGTGCGGGTGGTGGCGGGCGCGCCGGTCTGCAATAAATCGGAGCTTCCGGCAATTACGGAAGCATTCGAGCAGGAGGCACGCAACGCCGGTGAGCGCGTCTGTTATTTTGGCGCGGAGCAGCGATTGGAAAAATTATTCGACACCTCCGCCGATCACTCCATGGTCCTGCTGGGCGCGCAGCCAACGTGGGAATTGCAGCGTTGGGAAAAGATTTTTGAGCATCACGCATCGCTGCGGGCGCAGCTGCATCGCGCATGGAACAAAGGGGTTTGGGTTGGCGAGTGGGGCGTTCACCAGGCTTCGCGCAATCCGGTGTTGGAGCAATGTTTGCAGGAGTGGCTGGCAACGCGCCGCCTTCCGCCGCTGCGTTTTTTGGTTGAGCCGGAAACGTTGGGCCGGCTGTTCGATCGGCGCGTGTTTGTTGCCCAGCGGGGCAAGCAAGTGGTGGGATTTATTGTTGCCTCGCCGGTTCCGCAACGGAACGGCTGGTTAATTGAGCAAATTATTCGCGGCCACAACGCGCCGAACGGGACCGCCGAGCTGATGGTCTATTGGACCGCGCAAGCACTTCGCCACAGTGGTTCCGATTTTATGACGCTTGGCCTTGCGCCATTATCGCGCAATGCGGCCATTCCGCAAACCACAAATCCATTATGGTTGCAAGCAACGTTGGCAGCGGTGCGGGCGCACGGGCGGCGTTTCTATAATTTTGACGGGTTAGATTCTTTCAAAGCAAAATTCCGTCCCCATTCTTGGGACCCGGTGTATGCCATTGCCAACACTCCAACATTCACTCCACGGACGTTGTACTCCATTGCCTCGGCATTTAGTGCTGGGTCGCCGCTGGTGTTGTTGCTGCGTGCGGTTGCCGGCGCAATCCGGACGGAATGGCAATGGGCGGTGCATCGTGAAAAAAACCGCTGA